From Sodalis glossinidius str. 'morsitans', the proteins below share one genomic window:
- the sapA gene encoding ABC transporter substrate-binding protein SapA, whose amino-acid sequence MSTQSDYSLTRVAVTLLAGVLLTAGTLRQAAADETTDKSDIVIEKRIIAAQRGADEDGAIAPELPPAHGSPVVTAAPPPIRQSGFVYCVSGVVNTFNPQMASSGITIDTLSAQLYDRLLAVDPYTYRLIPELAQCWEVLDNGATYRFHLHKNIAFQHTAWFTPTRTLNADDVVFSFARMFDTHHPWHGVNGGDYPYFDSLQFPQTVQSVKRIDNETVEFRLESPDASFLWHLATHYAPVLSAEYADQLTASGHQEQLDRLPVGTGPFMLNEYHTGQFIRLTRHQHYWRGMPRMAQVVIDLSTGGIGRLSRLLTGECDVLAYPAASQLSILRDDPRLRLTLRPGMNIAYLAFNTRKPPLNDVRLRHAIALAINNPRLMQSIYYGTAETAASLLPRASWAYDSESRVTEYNPAKARAILRALGKTSLQLNLLVPTASQSYNPSPLKTAELIQSDLAQVGIRLTIIPVEGRFQEARLTAVNHDMTLSGWSTDSNDPDSFFRPLLSCAAIASQTNYARWCDPEFDALLYKALFSQQLASRIETYHSAQQMLAQALPVLPLASSLRLQAYRFGIRGLVLSPFGNASFAGVYRDERQEQTP is encoded by the coding sequence ATGTCGACACAATCAGATTACAGTTTGACGCGCGTCGCCGTCACGCTGTTGGCGGGCGTGCTGCTGACGGCCGGGACGCTCCGACAGGCCGCCGCCGATGAAACGACAGATAAAAGTGACATTGTCATTGAGAAGCGCATCATCGCGGCGCAACGGGGCGCGGACGAAGACGGCGCTATCGCCCCTGAACTGCCACCGGCGCACGGCAGTCCCGTAGTCACCGCTGCTCCGCCGCCGATCCGCCAGAGCGGCTTTGTCTATTGTGTCAGCGGTGTGGTCAACACGTTCAACCCGCAGATGGCGAGTAGCGGCATCACCATTGATACCCTCTCCGCGCAGCTTTACGATCGGCTGCTAGCGGTTGACCCCTACACCTACCGTCTCATCCCCGAGCTGGCGCAGTGTTGGGAAGTGTTGGATAACGGGGCGACCTATCGTTTTCATTTGCACAAGAATATCGCCTTCCAGCACACCGCCTGGTTTACACCAACCCGGACGTTAAACGCGGACGATGTGGTCTTCAGCTTTGCGCGTATGTTCGATACGCATCATCCCTGGCACGGCGTCAACGGCGGCGATTACCCCTATTTTGACAGTTTGCAGTTCCCACAAACGGTGCAAAGCGTCAAACGTATCGATAATGAAACGGTCGAATTCCGTTTGGAAAGCCCTGACGCCTCGTTTTTATGGCATCTGGCGACCCATTATGCGCCGGTCTTGTCGGCGGAATACGCCGACCAGCTGACGGCCAGCGGCCACCAGGAGCAATTGGACCGCCTGCCGGTGGGCACCGGCCCGTTTATGCTTAATGAATATCATACTGGACAGTTTATACGGCTTACCCGCCATCAACACTATTGGCGTGGCATGCCGCGTATGGCTCAGGTGGTAATTGATTTGAGCACCGGCGGGATCGGTCGCCTGTCGCGGCTACTGACCGGCGAGTGCGATGTCCTGGCCTATCCTGCTGCCAGCCAGTTGTCTATCCTGCGCGACGACCCCCGCCTGCGTCTGACGCTGCGTCCCGGGATGAATATCGCTTATTTGGCCTTTAATACCCGTAAGCCGCCGCTCAATGATGTCCGGCTCCGACACGCCATTGCGCTGGCGATCAATAATCCACGTTTAATGCAGTCCATCTATTACGGTACCGCTGAAACCGCGGCATCGCTGCTGCCGCGTGCGTCCTGGGCTTATGATAGCGAATCACGGGTAACGGAATACAATCCGGCGAAGGCGCGCGCTATCCTGCGCGCGCTGGGCAAGACCTCATTGCAGCTTAATTTGCTGGTGCCGACCGCCTCGCAATCCTATAATCCCAGCCCGTTGAAAACCGCTGAATTGATTCAGTCTGATTTGGCGCAGGTAGGCATCCGCTTGACGATTATTCCCGTAGAGGGACGCTTTCAAGAGGCGCGGCTGACGGCCGTGAATCACGATATGACCCTTTCGGGCTGGTCCACCGACAGTAACGACCCGGACAGTTTTTTCCGTCCGCTGTTGAGCTGCGCCGCCATCGCTTCGCAAACCAACTATGCACGCTGGTGCGATCCGGAGTTTGATGCGCTTCTGTATAAGGCGCTGTTTTCCCAGCAGCTCGCCAGTCGCATCGAGACATACCATAGTGCTCAGCAGATGCTGGCACAGGCGTTGCCTGTGCTGCCGCTGGCTTCGTCTTTGCGCCTGCAGGCCTATCGCTTCGGGATCCGCGGTTTGGTACTCAGTCCCTTCGGCAATGCGTCCTTCGCCGGCGTTTATCGCGATGAACGACAGGAACAGACGCCATGA
- a CDS encoding TonB-dependent receptor domain-containing protein, which yields MGGTALGALAADTAASASAVTAPLTISSEANSKEDQIRVVASKIKKEAGTKTSLSASDLQKEGGNDFGTIMRYQPLVSATGAAMGTGTGKSGFDRGGYTGYNIRGLEANRVSIDVDGVELPNATGRSYVSRAGSGTFGMGRDYIDPYMYGAVGIDSGVTDVTRANQAIGGAVSFRPKSADDYLSPTKSSYFGYQSDYDSANRGWHNGITAGGGDEYLRGLLVISRRDGQETRNNSDSVDVAPANWHSNAFLASGSWQMNDNHLLTGTVDYYHKTNHTHYDAWNSAGSAVIGTNQQTSQTRRWTTSLNDVWHPDVDWVDTIDTKVFYQNTKAHDWTKGPSATVTSQVTTHSNYDSKSFGITSNMEKEWGIHDFRWGIDARRSDTERPFSQEPDQNSYSYIMQPEANSTSENLGAFLQDTMTWDLAGHDFSVVPGVRVAYQRTKPKDLSNLANSTLTTDELETLYGSFSDTQVLPSLSFLYDLTPRLTTYIQYKRGAQFPNASQMYGSWNLSSSYAGSRQYALIGNTSLDTETSNNFEWGLKGEAVKGITFSTAVFYNTYKNFIDYTRYSLSSNPEKFTNIPSNIYIAYQAENRDKAYIYGGEVSARFNFGTWYPAVDCLRARLAFGMAEGAAKSSYLGDKYVDLGGVAPMRVVAGVSYDDPDQLYGAALTATFNKGKRASATNRQSYTNSGSAITDSTTEYMRVPGYGLVDLTAYYRITKNVKVSGGLYNITDRKYWDYLSSRNIETSTNQDLNDQVLATQSGRTFQLGLNVDF from the coding sequence ATGGGAGGTACGGCCTTAGGCGCGTTGGCTGCCGATACCGCGGCATCCGCATCCGCCGTAACCGCTCCGCTGACGATATCCAGCGAGGCGAACAGTAAAGAAGATCAAATCCGGGTGGTCGCCAGCAAAATAAAAAAAGAGGCCGGCACCAAAACGTCTCTGAGCGCCAGCGACCTGCAAAAAGAGGGCGGTAATGATTTCGGCACGATAATGCGTTATCAGCCGTTGGTCAGCGCCACCGGCGCCGCCATGGGAACCGGCACCGGCAAAAGCGGTTTCGACCGCGGCGGTTACACGGGGTATAACATTCGCGGCCTGGAGGCCAACCGTGTCTCCATCGACGTAGACGGCGTGGAATTGCCCAACGCCACTGGAAGAAGCTATGTTAGCCGGGCGGGTTCTGGCACCTTCGGCATGGGGCGAGATTATATCGACCCCTACATGTACGGCGCGGTAGGCATTGATTCCGGCGTCACCGACGTCACGCGCGCGAACCAAGCTATTGGCGGTGCAGTTTCATTCCGGCCAAAAAGCGCGGACGATTACCTTTCCCCGACAAAATCCAGCTATTTCGGTTATCAGAGTGATTATGATTCGGCAAATCGCGGTTGGCACAACGGCATCACGGCCGGCGGCGGCGACGAGTATCTGCGTGGTTTGCTTGTTATTAGCCGCCGGGACGGCCAGGAAACCCGCAATAATAGCGACAGTGTCGACGTGGCGCCGGCTAATTGGCACTCAAACGCCTTTTTGGCCTCGGGCAGCTGGCAGATGAATGATAATCATCTGCTTACCGGTACGGTCGATTATTACCATAAAACCAACCACACCCATTACGATGCCTGGAACTCCGCCGGCAGCGCCGTCATCGGCACCAATCAGCAAACCAGCCAGACCCGGCGTTGGACCACAAGCCTGAACGATGTATGGCATCCCGATGTCGACTGGGTCGACACCATTGACACCAAAGTTTTCTACCAAAACACCAAAGCTCACGATTGGACCAAGGGTCCGTCCGCCACCGTCACCAGCCAGGTGACCACCCATTCCAATTACGATAGCAAAAGTTTTGGTATCACCAGCAATATGGAAAAAGAGTGGGGCATACATGACTTCCGCTGGGGTATTGACGCCCGGCGCTCAGATACCGAACGCCCGTTCAGTCAGGAGCCCGATCAAAACTCCTATAGCTACATCATGCAGCCGGAAGCGAATAGTACCAGCGAGAACCTCGGCGCGTTCTTACAGGATACGATGACCTGGGACCTGGCGGGGCATGATTTCTCCGTGGTGCCGGGGGTGCGCGTAGCGTATCAGCGCACCAAGCCGAAAGACCTGTCTAACCTGGCCAATAGCACTCTCACGACGGATGAACTGGAGACGCTTTATGGTTCGTTCAGTGACACGCAGGTCTTGCCGTCCCTGAGTTTCCTGTATGACCTTACGCCCCGATTGACCACCTATATTCAGTACAAACGCGGCGCGCAATTCCCTAATGCCAGCCAGATGTACGGATCATGGAACCTCAGCTCCAGCTATGCCGGCAGCAGGCAGTATGCCTTGATTGGTAACACCAGTCTGGATACGGAAACCAGCAATAACTTTGAATGGGGTCTGAAAGGCGAAGCCGTGAAAGGGATAACCTTTAGCACGGCGGTGTTCTACAACACCTATAAGAATTTTATCGATTATACGCGTTACAGCCTGTCCAGCAATCCGGAGAAATTTACCAATATCCCCAGTAATATCTATATTGCTTACCAGGCGGAAAACCGCGATAAAGCCTATATCTACGGCGGTGAAGTCAGCGCGCGTTTCAACTTCGGCACCTGGTATCCGGCGGTGGATTGCCTGCGCGCCCGACTGGCGTTCGGCATGGCTGAGGGGGCGGCCAAGTCGAGTTATCTGGGCGACAAATATGTTGATTTGGGCGGCGTGGCGCCGATGCGCGTCGTCGCCGGCGTGTCTTATGACGATCCAGACCAGCTGTATGGCGCTGCGCTGACGGCGACCTTCAATAAAGGAAAACGGGCCAGCGCGACCAATCGCCAAAGTTATACTAATTCCGGCAGTGCCATTACCGATTCCACGACGGAATATATGCGTGTGCCGGGGTACGGTCTGGTGGATTTAACGGCTTATTACCGTATTACGAAAAACGTCAAAGTGAGCGGCGGATTATACAATATTACCGATCGCAAATATTGGGATTATCTGAGCAGCCGCAATATCGAAACCAGCACCAATCAGGACCTCAACGACCAGGTGCTGGCAACGCAGTCGGGCCGGACGTTCCAGTTAGGGCTTAACGTGGACTTCTAA
- the tpx gene encoding thiol peroxidase — MSQTITLKGQPVTVAGTFLTLGTKAPDFLLVGTNLSDVTLKSFSGKRKVLNIFPSVDTGTCATSVRKFNQLAGQLDNTLVLCISADLPFAQKRFCGAEGLEKVVALSTLRDPQFRQHYGVAIDAGPMKGLAARAVVVLDEHDTVIYSQRVSEIASEPDYDAALAALQA, encoded by the coding sequence ATGTCTCAGACTATCACCTTGAAAGGGCAACCTGTCACCGTAGCCGGGACGTTTTTAACGCTGGGAACCAAGGCCCCGGATTTTTTACTGGTCGGCACCAATTTGTCCGATGTCACCTTGAAAAGTTTTAGTGGTAAACGCAAGGTTCTCAATATCTTCCCCAGCGTCGATACCGGTACCTGCGCCACCTCCGTGCGTAAATTCAATCAGCTGGCAGGCCAGCTCGACAATACCCTAGTGCTCTGTATTTCGGCCGACCTGCCGTTTGCACAAAAACGCTTCTGCGGCGCTGAAGGGTTGGAAAAAGTCGTCGCCCTTTCCACCCTGCGCGATCCGCAATTCCGGCAGCATTATGGCGTCGCCATTGACGCAGGCCCGATGAAAGGCCTGGCGGCACGCGCGGTGGTTGTGCTGGATGAACACGACACCGTCATTTACAGCCAACGGGTCAGCGAGATAGCCTCAGAGCCGGATTATGATGCCGCGCTCGCCGCGCTGCAGGCCTGA
- a CDS encoding hemin-degrading factor, translated as MELRYQQYLALKAEHPHKYARDLAAMAGLREAELTLARVGHDACALRPDFATLLPALRAVGETKTINRNEYAIHEQVGQYENVKLQPHVGLVLNPRGLDLRLFAAQWQSVFALNEQTPQGELQSIQLFDSQGDSALKIYATPNTSKAAWQALIERYTVTLAPALDLAPEPVATNSPRLDTAQVEQEWRAMTDVHQFFGLLKRHGLSRQQAFRAVPNNLAYQVENDALRVLLPRLEAAGNEVMIFVGNRSCIQVFTGPVQKQAPIEDWLNIFNPTFTLHLREDTIAESWVTRKPTRDGMVTSLELFAADGVQIAQLNGQRTEGEREQRHWRQQIAALDGEGAHAGAA; from the coding sequence ATGGAACTACGCTATCAACAATATTTGGCTCTGAAAGCCGAACATCCACACAAATATGCGCGTGATCTGGCCGCAATGGCGGGACTGAGAGAAGCTGAGCTTACCCTGGCGCGAGTGGGACATGATGCCTGCGCCCTACGGCCGGATTTTGCCACCCTGCTGCCGGCGCTCAGAGCCGTGGGGGAAACAAAAACCATAAACCGTAATGAGTACGCGATACATGAGCAGGTCGGCCAGTATGAAAATGTGAAGCTACAGCCCCATGTGGGCCTGGTGCTCAATCCCCGCGGCCTTGACTTACGCCTGTTCGCCGCGCAGTGGCAAAGCGTGTTTGCGCTAAACGAACAAACGCCCCAGGGGGAACTCCAGAGTATTCAGTTATTCGATAGCCAAGGGGACTCGGCGCTGAAAATTTACGCGACGCCCAATACCTCAAAAGCGGCCTGGCAAGCGCTGATTGAACGTTACACCGTCACCCTAGCCCCCGCGCTTGACCTCGCCCCCGAGCCGGTTGCCACCAATAGTCCGCGCCTCGACACGGCGCAAGTTGAGCAAGAATGGCGGGCGATGACCGACGTACATCAGTTCTTCGGACTTCTGAAGCGGCATGGCCTGTCCCGCCAGCAGGCTTTTCGCGCAGTCCCTAACAACCTGGCCTATCAGGTGGAGAACGACGCCCTGCGCGTTTTGCTGCCACGCCTTGAGGCAGCAGGCAATGAAGTTATGATTTTTGTCGGTAATCGCAGTTGCATACAGGTCTTTACCGGCCCTGTACAAAAGCAGGCGCCGATAGAAGATTGGCTTAATATTTTCAATCCCACGTTTACGCTTCACCTGCGGGAAGACACTATCGCAGAGAGCTGGGTTACGCGCAAACCCACCCGCGACGGCATGGTGACCAGTTTGGAGCTGTTTGCGGCCGACGGAGTGCAGATTGCGCAACTCAATGGCCAGCGCACCGAAGGCGAAAGAGAGCAGCGCCACTGGCGCCAGCAAATCGCCGCCCTGGACGGTGAAGGGGCGCACGCCGGCGCCGCCTAA
- the tyrR gene encoding transcriptional regulator TyrR gives MRLEVVCQDRLGLVRELLDLLVSRSIDLRGIEITPTGRVYLNCTPLEFDLFRSLMAEIRRIEGVTDVRTVAFMPTERDSRAMQAILSAMPEAVLSIDLKGRIALSNPAAALLFNASGEKLLGQSLSALVGGFDFNRWLEDALPQPAAERVVIQGQDFLLDITPVQLPGDDGHTATVGGVVMLKSALCMDRQLKDHSVNDDNAFSHLLASSERMRQVINNARKLAMLDAPLLIIGETGTGKDLLSHACHLRSARGRQPFLALNCAALPDEVAESELFGHAAGAYPNALESKKGFFEQADGGSVLLDEIAEMSPRMQNKLLRFLNDGTFRRVGEDKEMHVDVRVICATQKNLLELVRDGHFREDLYYRLNVLTLAIPPLRDRPEDIMPLTSLFVARFCDEQGVTRPQLAPDLAAKLTRYPWPGNVRQLKNALYRAMAQREGPALSAVDIDLPDFGQALPLTDDLLDGSLDDISKRFERSVLTRLYRAYPSTRKLAKRLGVSHTAIANKLREYGLNGKKTDDDTTV, from the coding sequence ATGCGTTTGGAAGTAGTTTGTCAGGACCGTTTGGGTCTGGTGCGGGAGTTATTGGATTTGTTGGTCTCCCGCTCAATCGACTTACGCGGCATCGAAATTACCCCCACCGGCCGTGTTTATCTTAATTGTACGCCGCTGGAATTTGATCTTTTTCGTTCGCTTATGGCGGAAATTCGCCGCATAGAGGGCGTTACCGATGTGCGGACCGTGGCTTTTATGCCCACCGAACGCGACTCCCGCGCCATGCAGGCAATACTGTCCGCCATGCCGGAAGCCGTGTTGTCCATCGACCTGAAAGGCCGGATCGCGTTATCCAATCCGGCGGCCGCTCTGCTGTTTAATGCCAGCGGGGAGAAATTACTCGGCCAATCTTTGTCGGCGCTGGTCGGCGGGTTTGATTTCAATCGCTGGCTGGAAGATGCCCTGCCGCAGCCGGCCGCTGAACGGGTGGTGATTCAAGGCCAGGATTTCCTGCTGGATATCACGCCCGTACAACTGCCCGGGGACGATGGTCATACCGCCACCGTCGGAGGGGTCGTGATGTTGAAATCGGCATTGTGCATGGACCGGCAATTGAAAGACCATTCGGTCAACGACGACAACGCGTTCAGCCATCTGCTGGCGAGCAGCGAGCGTATGCGCCAGGTCATCAACAATGCCCGCAAGTTGGCGATGCTCGACGCACCGCTGCTGATTATCGGCGAGACCGGTACCGGTAAAGATCTTCTGTCGCACGCCTGCCATCTGCGCAGCGCCCGTGGACGTCAGCCCTTTTTGGCGCTCAATTGCGCCGCCTTGCCCGACGAAGTGGCCGAAAGCGAACTGTTTGGCCACGCCGCGGGCGCTTATCCCAACGCGCTTGAGAGTAAAAAAGGCTTTTTTGAACAGGCGGACGGCGGGTCGGTGTTGCTGGACGAAATCGCGGAAATGTCCCCGCGTATGCAAAATAAATTACTCCGCTTTCTCAATGACGGCACGTTCCGGCGGGTTGGGGAAGACAAAGAGATGCACGTCGACGTACGGGTCATCTGCGCCACACAGAAGAATTTGCTGGAACTGGTGCGGGACGGCCATTTTCGCGAGGATCTGTATTATCGTCTGAACGTACTTACCCTGGCAATCCCGCCGTTGCGCGATCGCCCCGAAGATATCATGCCGTTAACGTCGCTGTTTGTTGCCCGCTTCTGCGACGAGCAAGGCGTTACCCGACCACAATTGGCGCCGGATCTGGCCGCCAAATTAACGCGTTACCCCTGGCCGGGTAACGTACGGCAGCTGAAAAATGCTCTGTACCGGGCAATGGCCCAGCGTGAAGGGCCGGCATTGAGCGCTGTGGACATCGATTTACCCGACTTTGGCCAGGCGCTGCCGCTGACGGATGACTTGCTTGACGGCTCGCTTGATGACATCAGCAAACGGTTCGAGCGTTCGGTGCTAACGCGCCTTTACCGTGCCTATCCCAGTACCCGTAAATTGGCGAAACGGCTGGGGGTTTCCCATACCGCCATTGCCAATAAATTACGTGAATACGGTTTAAACGGTAAAAAAACGGATGATGACACCACGGTCTAA
- a CDS encoding PspC domain-containing protein translates to MICGVCAGIAHYFDVPTRLVRIIVVLSMIFGLFMLTLLAYGILAFWLEPAPPSAYQGHEGLAPGQQLDRADALLADSERQLRRVERYVTSPAFNLRNRLRQL, encoded by the coding sequence ATGATCTGCGGGGTGTGCGCCGGGATTGCCCACTATTTCGACGTCCCGACGCGGTTGGTGAGGATTATTGTTGTGCTGTCGATGATCTTTGGCCTGTTTATGTTAACGCTGCTGGCCTATGGAATTTTGGCGTTTTGGCTGGAGCCCGCGCCGCCGTCAGCTTATCAGGGACACGAAGGGTTGGCACCCGGCCAGCAATTGGATCGCGCGGATGCGCTATTGGCCGATAGCGAACGGCAGTTGCGTCGGGTGGAAAGGTATGTCACATCGCCGGCGTTTAACCTGCGTAACCGGCTCCGTCAATTATGA